In Haloarcula ordinaria, the genomic window CGCTCCGAGTCACACGGAACCAGATGGCGACTCGATCGACGAATTCAGCATCGACAGATTCGTTTTCGACGCACGCGTCGTGGACCTTCGCGACAAAGGTGACCGGGAAGCGATCGGGCCAAGTGACCTGCCACAGGATAGTGCTGTAGACCTGATTCTGCTCTGGACCGGCTGGGACCGATTTTGGGGAACGGACCGGTACCTGGATCACCCGTACCTCTCCCCGAGGCAGCCAGGCACTGTGCATCACGGGGATGGAGCGTCGGTATCGATGCGCTGAATCCGGACCCGACGCCGACCGAGAACACGGCCGATGACGAACCAGATGGGGTCCCAGTCCATAGCGCATTGCTCGGCGACGGCCGCTTTATTATAGAAAACTTGACCAATCTGGGCAGCTTCGAACAGGGAACACTCCACGCACACCCTATGCCCATCGGGGGAGGTGACGGAGCACCGGTCCGTGCTGTCGCTGAGACCATCGACCCTTGATACCACTTGATTTGAGTTTTTGACGCTTGTTGCTAGAAAGCGACTCACGCTCAGTGGAATCCATGGGCTATCTGTTTGTGGTCTGCGATCGACTGACAGCGAGGGAAGCGACAACCCCGGCGAGCGCACGGATAAGGGAGTAGTCACAGGCTCGGCACCGATACGCGATGGCGATTGTACTGGAAGACGCCTTACTCATCGCCAGTCTCCAAGAGTAGTCGAAGATAATCAGCCGCCGCGTCGGCCACAGTCTCGCCGTAGCCTTCGACGAGAACACCAGTCTGGGTTGCCAGCCAGCCCCCGTTCGCTCTCCGAGGATGACAGTGGTCAGTTGTCACTTCTGCTGCTGACAGAGACTGACCAAGGGCTCCCTGAGATGTTAGCGTGTGCAGACACCACTGTTCGCGCCCCAGCTACGAGCGTCGCTAATCTGATTCAGGAGCAGCTGAGCATCAGCAGCTGATAGTTGTTCAGTTCGAACCAGAGCTCGGTGGGCGCCACGTTCAGTAGATGTCGGTCATCCGAGGACGAGCGGCCAGAAGAACTGGATGAGGAGGTACGCCACACCTGTCGTCAGGAGGATGACGATAGCGTCGAGCAGCGCCCCTGCACGGAGCATGTGCTCGCGTTCGATATACCCTGCGCCGAAGACGATCGCATTAGGGGGTGTCGCAACTGGCAGCGCGAACCCGTAACTGGCAGCGATTGCGCCGGTTACTGCGAGCAGCACTGCTGCGAGTTCTCCCGACGTGCCAAGCGCTTCGGCGTACGCCGGGCCGATGTTGATGAGTAGCGGAGCGAGAATCGCGGCCATCGCGGTGTTCGAGGCCAGCTCGCCAACGACTATCGTCATCGTGACCACGACGAGGAGAATCACGAGAATCGACGTGCCTGTGAGCGAACCGAGCGTCACTTCCGCGAGCCATACGGTCGCGTTCGTATCGGCCAACGCGTTCGCCAACGAGATGCCGCCGCCGAGAAGCAGTAACGTCCCCCAGTCGATGTCGATCATATCGTCCCACGCTGTCGCGCCGGTGACAACAAGTACGGGGATGGCGAGCAAGCCGACGAGCACGTAGAACAACACCCCCTCGTGACCAACAGTTCCAAACACGTTTCGGCCCATCCCGCCGAAGAGTGTGACGTACCAGTCGCGTGGGAGGATGTCGTCGAACAGGAATTCGAGCCCGCCGAGAAGCCACAGGAAGGCAGTCCCGCCGAAGATCCCGAGGGTGCGACGCCCGCGCGTCGAGAGCGATCCCATCGAGTGCAGCCGGTCACTGGCATGCTCCCGAGCGCGGCTTACATCGTACTCTTGCGGTGGGTACACGACGTACGTCAGCAGCACCCACGCGACTGGGAGTGTGACGACCACCATCGGGAGTCCGATAGCGAGCCACTCGACGAACGTAATCTCGAAGCCGAGCAGTTCGTTCAGCTGTCCGACGACGATTGCATTCGGTGGGGTTCCGATGAGCGTTCCGACACCCCCCAGACTCGCGGCGTAAGCGATGCCGAGTAACATTCCGACCTGCAGATTCGATGCAGTCGAAGCGGGACGCTCCTCGCCTGCTTTCGTCAGGTGGGTGACGATCTCGATAATCCCGAGCGCGATTGGCACCATCATTGCGACCGTAGCCGTATTCGAGATGACCATCGAGAGAAGGGCCGTCGCAACCATGACGCCCAAGACCAGTCCCCGTGCTGACGTCCCGAACCGGACGAGTAGCGAGAGCGCGATCCGCTGGTCGATAGCGTGCTTCTGGAGCGCTTCGGCGAACATAAATCCCACAAGGAGCAGGAAGATGACTGGATCGGCAAACCCTGCGACCGCATCTCCGAAATCGGGATAGACCCCGAACACCGTCAGAACGATCGGGATCAGCAAGGCCGTGAGCGGAAGCGGAAGTGCACCAGTGACCCAGAGCACTGCCGCGAACACCATCGTCGCGACCGCATACTGGCCGGCAACGGTGAGTGACCCAGTGGTGGGGATCGTCGCAACAACCCCCAGTAAGAGGGTGGCAATCGCAATCGCCACGGCTTGGCTGACGTGCTTCGATGGCACTGGGTCTACCTGTGGTCTTATAAGCACGTTGTTCAGTGTTAGTGTTATCTATCTGTCTCTGCTCGCGACGTCACAACTCACGAAATGGGGACAACTAGATCGACGTGTGGACTAAGAAACGACGACGGAACCGCCGGAAGGAAACGGATTCCGAACGATTCTCTCATCTCTGTTGTTCCTGACCGACGTTCCGTCTTCCCGCTCGTGAGCCAGTTGATCGTGAACCGTCCTCACCCAGTCCGAGCACGCTGGTGTCAGGTACCGTGTGATTCGAGAGACGGTCGGTTCCGAACACGAGGACAACAAGGACGGCAATACCGACCAGCACGACGGCCGAGGAAATCTCGGCGAGGAAGTTCAACCACGGGTCAGGAATCCCTCCGGGAACGAGCGCTGCCTTGTCTGCCGGGTGGAAGACGCCGATGCTGTTCATCCCGGCGTGGAAGACAGCGGCCGCGAGGACGCTTCCGGTGTTGTTGTACATCCACGTCCACAACACCGAGCCTGCGAGTATTGTTGCACCCCAGATGAGTTGCTGGGAGACCGGCCAGCTCCCGTGCGTTGTGTTGGCGTTCAAGAAGAGCGGGAGGTGCCAGCCAGCCCACGCCACGCCGACGAGCAGGCTAGTACCCAGCGCGCTGTAGCGTTCCTGCAACACCGGTACCATGAACCCGCGCCAGCCCAGTTCCTCTTGCCCACCGCCCCAGACGGTGCCCCAGGCCATCACGAACAGGTAGATGCCAGGGAAGGGAAGCGAAGCGAGGTCGACGGGTCCACCCAGGAGTACGTAGAGTCCACTGCCGAGGACGAGAACGACCAGCGGAATCAGAAGCGCCGCAGTCCACCACTTCGAGCCGATCCGCCACCGGAAAAACTGGCCGATCCATGAGCGCAGACTGCCGCCGGCCGCCCACACGACCACGGCGGCACCCATCGGCGGCCCGAAGCCACCGAAGCCGATCAGGATCGACATCGTCCACGACGCCTCCATCCCCGAGAGTGCGACGATTCCCTGAACCGTCCACGTGAACGCATACGTGACCGCAAGGAAGCTCACGATTCGATGGCGGTCGATCCAGGCGCGAACGGAGGAACCCATATGACAACAGTCCGACGACACCGTGGTAAAATCTATCGATGGTTCTCATTCACTCCCCAGAATCCCTCAGGACAACTACTCTTCGGGGTCGAGTATAATGATTAGTCGCCCGAGCACGGATAACGCTAATCGCGGAAGGAATCTCCGACTGGGAATAAAATCGGTTCCAGTACGAGGGACAGAACGCTGGGAGCGTCCGAAGAGCTCACCTGGGGTTGTCCGACTGGGACGGCGTTTCACTCGGACTCTCTGCCTGTTCGGGTGCCGTGGTCGTGGCCGTGAAGTCCAGCCCACCGTTCGGGAGCGGGGCAGGCGAGAGCCGTTCGGCACCGTACCGCCAGACCAGCAGCGCCGCTGTCGTCCAGACGATTACGAGGAGTGCGACCTGAGACGTCACCTCGTCGCCGATGACGCCGCCCGCAGTCGTCACCGACACCGCGTTTGAGAGCGTATGAAAGACGACGACAATGAGCACTCGGCCTCCAGCCACGTTGTAGAGCCACGTTGCGATGACGCTGATCCCGACGACGACGCCGGCGTACAGCGCGAAAGGTGTCCCCGCCTGTGAACTCCCGGGCAGCAAGAACAGCGGGACGTGCCAGAGTGCCCAGATAACGCCGATGACGATGCTAGCTTTGAATGCGCCAATCTGCCGCTGGAGGACAGGGAGTGCGAGACCGCGCCAGCCGGGTTCTTCGAGTCCCCCTCTGATGAGCGTCGCGAACGCGACCGCCGGAAGCGCCGCGGCTGGGAGGACGCTGGTGCGATCGAACCCGCCTCCGACGGCGACGAATAGGACAAGCGCACCGACGTACAGTACCACTGGTATCAGCACCGCGGCGGCCCAGACGGACGGTGATGCCCTCACGTCGACGAGGTTTCCGAACCACGAGCGGCTGTCCCCACCAGCGACGGCGACGATGATACCTGCGAGGAAGGGACCGAACCCCCCGGTCAAGATGAGTGGCGTCACGAACGACGAACGTCCTGTCTGGAGGTCTATGGCTACGATTCCCCAGGGGGCCCACGTCAGAACGAATGTGAGGAAGACGAACGTGGCGAAACGATGGCGGCGGACAAACGGGCGTAACGATCCCATTGCTAACTCACACGTGTCCGTTCGAATCGCAGTTATATAATGTCAAATGGGAGCCTCCCTCAGCGAGGACCGATGTTCTTGCGCCCACCTCAGCTGTCGCTCGACTAGTCCTGCTTCCGACTGTCCACCTGGAACGCACGAACGGAGGGTTCCCTTCGGTACCGAAACACTCGCCCTCGTTGCGGTTCGGGAAGCGTGGTGGGTGACAATCGTCGCTGCCATCATCGCTGGTGCCGCCGATGCTCACGCCGGGCCGCCGACGTAATTGCGCTCCTCCCGGCACCTTACTGACTTCCGGACAGTCGCGTTGGAATCTCGGCGTCGGCGAGCCGTTCGGGGCCGTATGTCGCAACGAGGACCAGCGCAGCGGCGAGGAACACGACCGCGTAGAGCGCGTTCGGCAGGTTGGTCTGGAGCGCGGCACCACCGCCAGCGAGGTACAGGATACCGCCAGTATTCACTGAGGCGTGGAGCACCATCGTCAGCAGGACGCTCCCGCCAGTCTCGTTGTAGAGCCAGGTAAACACGACCGAGAGTGCGATGACCGCGACGCCGTAGTAGTAGACCGGGACACCAGCCTGGGAAGACCCCCCGACCAGGAACAGCGGCAAGTGCCAGGCGAACCAGCCGACGCCGATGAGCAAGCTCGAGGCGAGTGCCGAGTACGATTCCTGAAGCCGTGGCAGCGCGAAGCCACGCCAACCGAGTTCCTCGTTACCCCCACCGACGAGGAAGACCTGGAGGAAGAGGACGGGATAGAGCACTAAGACGCCCGTCGATTCGGGGTCGAACTGGCCGCCGAAGACGGCGATGTGGGCAGCACTCGCCGTGATGACTGCAACGGCAGGGAACAGCAGGGCGAATACCCAGTACCTGATGGAAACGTTCCACCGGAAGAGTTGACCAGCCCACTCGCGAACACTGTCACCGATGACCCAGGTGACGAGCCCTGCAGCGACGAGCGGTCCGAACCCACCGACCATGATGAACACCATCGTCTGCATGTCGTCTGCCAGGACCAGTGGCGACCACGTCGCCCACCAGTCGCTGAAGACCAGCGGTGCCCACGCCGACCACGAAACGAGGTACGCGACCACGAAGAACGTCGTCACGGGACGGTCACTGATTCGTCTACGGATACGGGAGGGCATAGTATATAATCTATCTCACATATATTTGAGGGTTTCTCGGATTCTCTCTCGATGAGAACCCAGGACTCCACCGGCCGTGACCGCCATGCTCAGAGGCAGTCCTCGTTACTGTCGCTATACTCTGTATCGGCCACAATGGTATTCATAGAGACTGCGTCGTTCGAGAGGACGCTGCGGTATAGAGAGCGCACAGTCAGCAGAGGCAGTAGTAGACTCGATTAGTCGAATGGTGAAAGAGCGATGAGTCCAGATCTCGACTAGCGTCGCAGAAAGGCGCTACAGAGCAGATACGGGTTCCTGACGAACAGTTTCGCATTCAGTGTGCTTCGCGAACAGCGGCATCTACCTCGACGGAACGTCGGAGACGTCATCCGCAACGGGGAGGTGTCCAACATCAACGGGTCGGGAACCAGATTTATGCACCATCCCTACGAGAGAGTGGTATGACAGAACAGGAAGTAATCGATGTCCCGGAACTCGAGGAGTCCAAGTCCCGTTCGTACGAGCAGTGTATCAGAGTAGGCGACCGCGTACTCGTCGCCGGCCAGACTGGCTGGGGCGAGGACGAGATCGTTTCCAGGGAGTTCGAGCCGCAGGCGAGACGTTGTTTCGAGCGCATCGAGTACGCGCTCGAAGCGGCGGATGCGGAGCTGTCGGACTTGGTGCAGATGACGGTCTTTCTGACCGACATGCGTTACGCACGGGAGTTCAAGGACATCCGTGGGGACGTGTTGGGGGACGATCTGACCACGAGCGCACTCATCGGCGTCGACTCGCTGGCCCAACCGGAGATGTTGGTCGAGATCGAATCCGAGGCGATCAGTCCCAGGGAGTGAAGGAGACGGCTCCGTGGGACGGACTCGGCGGCGTCGGGATGGGCCTCATAATGCACTTCGTGATGAACGCGATACCCCTGATTCGGGGGGCTTTACCGCCAGCCGACGGCAGTGAACGCAGTCAGCCGTAGCCGACAGTCCGAAAAACAGTACCTAGGTGGATATCAAACGCTACAAACCCTCGACTGCCGCTTCGCTTTCACCAACATCCGAGTCGGCGTCCCGGAGTTGCAGATAGGCATCGGCGATGATGCCGTACCCGACGATCGCCAGCGGGGCCGTCACCAGAAGACTGACCACCGTGCCAGCCGCCGGGTTCACGATGGAGACCACCGAACCGAGACTACTGAGGAGCCCAGTCAGGACTCCGATGAGCAAGAGCAGCGCCGCAAGGCGCAACCGGTTCCCGCGGGCGAGGCCCCAGCTCCGTCGGAGCGATTCGATGACACGTGCGTCCTCGACGGCGATCACGAACAGGACGAACGCGAAACTCACCATGAGGAAGATCCCAGGGAGCACCAGCAGGACCAGTCCGATGGACGTCGAAATGCCCACGATAATGTTCGCGCCGATGGCCGAGACGACGGTTCGACCGATTCGCCTGGTAAACAGCGATCCGTCGATCGCCCCACTATCAGGCCCCTCGCGAGTGAAAGCCCGTGCGGCAGCGATGTAAATCACCATCCCAAACACGAGGGCCGAGAGGGCAAGTATCCCGGCGAAAGCACTGGAGAGGGGGAGTGCCAACCCCACCTGTGCTTGTTGCCGGACTGCCGGCGGTAACTGGTTGGCGACAACCGTGTTCACTGAGATGGTGAATATCCCAACGTAGAGGGCAGTGAGCCCCATCAGCGCGATACCAACCGGAGAGAGACTCCGGCGAATGCCGTTGCTAATCGCACGGCCAAGTTGGAGGGCCATACATTTCTTGCTCAGGCTGGTGTTGAAAAACCTTCGTATGAGAACCACTCACCCCTACAGTTTGACACTTTATTGATATCTGTAGAACCAAAAGACAACTACTCAGACATGCTTTGATGAGACGTATTAGCAGAATACTGACGCAAAATCATACAGCTGGGTCTACATTTGACAGAGTAGTGTCAAAGTTACATATCAATATAAAACAATCGGCAGATTAATGCTATTTACTGTATATATGGTTATCGGGAACGTGGGACAACTGATACTTACTCCGGAAGAGAAGTTAGACGCAATCGGGACAAGATTGCGGCGCCAGGTGCTATTAGCGTTGTATCTCCGGGACCCAACGGATGACGACCCGGTGAATGCCAGAGCGATCACCGATTCGGATTCGCTTGACTCGGTTACGTTGTACCATACGGAGTTACCCAAACTCAACAAGTACGGGCTCGTCGACTGGGAGCGAGAAACCGGAACACTCTCCAGAGGGCCGGATTTCGAAACGATCACGCCCCTGCTCACAGTCCTCTATGACCACCAAAGCGAGCTCCCAGCGAACTGGTTTGACTCAGAGTAGTCGAACAACAGCGTGAGATGCGGATGTGCATTTTTCGTGGGATAACCACCATTATCTTAATATAGGCGCCCAGCGTCGTGTTTGCTATCTCCTCATGTCGACAGACAGTAATACTGGCAGTAGTGGGCCGATGATACGTGTCGTCGAAGCCGTCAGTTCGCGGTTGGATACGCCACCGAACGAACTGCCGCCCCTGAACGAGACAATTGACGCTGTCGGACTCGACCGCCTCTGTACTTCTGGACCAAACTCGCTGGAGGTTTCCTTTCCGTACGCAGGTCTGGAAGTCACAGTCACCGGTGGAGAAGAGGTTACGCTTTCAGCCCTCTCAGACTGAGACCAGCCACTAGGCAGATAACAGTCGGCATGAAGATCGCAACACCTGGTTCATAACTCACGTGCCGTGAGCAAAACGGTGGGTCACACCGATACTGAAAGCCTCAGCGTAGATCTCACCGAGCCTGCTGCTTAGATGGTGTGCATATCCGAGGACCGTGATGTGGTTGAAAACGATGACTGAAAAGAACAAACTCTCGCGACGGAGCGTATTAAAGAAAGGAACACTGGCAACAGGTGGACTGGTTCTCGGAGGCACAGCGGCGAGTGGAGCAGCGGCGAAGAGCAATACGCAAACTGGCGAGACCGGTGGGACGCTGAGAGTTCTCGAAACCGCCGATTAGTGCAGGGGTTTGCTCACGCGTTCACGCTGTGTCATAGTCTCCCGTTGAGTCCACACATTATCTATCGAGATATTAGCCAGTAGATGACCTAACACGGCTGTTTCGTCCAATTTGCGTAAATCGATTCCGCTACGATTCGAGATGCACCCGTCGTCGTCGTGTGAATGTACGGATTCACCCGTCTTGAGGACTGATGCGTTTTGACGGCCGTACTGCATACAGAATGCGAGTCGGTCAAGCAGTGGGCTGGATACTGGTTTCCAGACGCATTGCTCTGTGCGTCCGCAGTATCTTAGAGGAGTGCTAGTAGTGAACACACTCGGAAAAGCGTAAAGGGTGAACGCTGAGGGGTCACAGTATGGAACTCGTCGAAGCTACCGCAGAGGACCTCGATGCACTCGTCGAACGCTGGTATTCACTCGCGAAAGCGATGGAAGCGCACGACGAATTGAACGAACTCGTCTACGCAGATGTCGACGAAGTCCCCACGATGGCTTTCGCACTCATTTCGACGACGAGGCGGTCACCGACTACCTCGTCGTCCACGAGGAGGAGACGATCGGGTTTGTCACGCTCCGAGAGGGCAACCACACATCCCGGAAGTACTCGCAGTACCTTCGCATTGTGAACCTTGCTGTCGATGAGGGCTACCGAAGTCAAGGTCACGGCGAAGAAATTATCGAACGGGTGAAAGACATCGCCCGTGACCAAGGTTGCGACCACCTCAAGGTCTCCTGTGAATGGCGAAACGAGGACGCACGCCGATTCTACCGTGAAACAGGCTTCCGACCGAAGCAAGTCGACTTCGCACAGCCACTGGAGTGACTCAACCCGTGCTCAGTGTGGCGAAATTGAGCCCACAGATAGTTGTTTCATCGCTAATCATCTGCCGCATACACTCTTTGTATCGGTCATACTATTACTGTCAAATATTGAGTGCTCAATCAATGGTCTACTGAATACAGAGCGCGTCTGAGCTGGTGAGTTCGTCACCCGCACCCCACCCAATCTTTTTTCGGTGTCGTGTTCGCGTGTTCGCTATGGTACGGGGCACAGAGATTCTATTCTCAATGGCGGTCGGGTTTCTCCTCGTACACGAACTGGATGCGATTCGCCAACACGAGTGGCGGTTCTTCTTCGCACCGATGTCAATCGGCGACGAGAGTGCGTATTGGGTGTTCACGGCACTGCACGTGCCGCTGTTCGCGGTGCTCCTGGTTTACGCGAACTCCTTAGCGTTCCAGATCGGCTTTGACGGATTTGCAATCGTCCATGGCATGTTGCATCTCGCCTTCCGGAATCACCCGCTGGTTGAGTTCGATAACTGGTTTTCACGGTTTTGGATCTTCGGCGCGTCTCTACTCGGAGTTCTACATCTACTCTTCATACTGTGACTCCCCTCGGGGAGACAATCTCACTGCGTAGCTGGGTCGTTTCGTTCACGAAGGATTGTGTTCCTGAGCCGGGGCAGATAATGGGTGAGATCAGATGTCGTGAGGATGCCGACGAGTTCACCATCCTCGGTGACCGGGAGCCGCCGGATCGAGTGCTCTTTCATCAGTGTGGCAGCGACGTGGATGTCTTCCGTGCTGGCGATCGTGACGAGTGGCGTACTCAGAAACTCACCCGCACGTACGGAGTCGATATCAGCCCCGGTTGCCACCTGCTGCATGATATCGGTTTCAGTTACGATTCCACTATACTCGCCCGTCTCGGGGTCCACCACGACTGCCGATCCGATGCCGTGATCCGCGAACAGTTTTACCACATCACGGGCCGTCGTCTCTGGCGGAATCGTTCGAGCTGACTGTGTCATCACATCACCGACGAACTGTTCAATCATACAACTAATTCCCGCTTGAGACGGTTAACCTTACCGAGTAAGCAGATGTGCTGGGTGGTTGGCTCGTCTGAGAGATGTTGCAATAATCGGGGCGATGACGATAGATACACCCTCTGGATGAGTCACGCCGAGATTGACAGACAAATGCGTACTACAGAGGACGTCAGTAACTCGGACACCGGAACAGGCTGTGTGGCTGGTCTCATTCCTCGCGGTTGCCGTCCGTTTCCTCAGCCCACCCAGCGTTTGACAGTTCGCCGTTGCGGTCGATTCGGTCCTCCAGCATCTCGTGTACCACTCGGCCGAGGTCATCTAACTCACCATCGATCATCGAAATCGTGCTCGAATCGAGCGACTCAGTCACGTTTCGCCCCCGCTGGGCGTCCGAAATAGTTGGAGCGTCGAAACGAAGGCGGTCTTCAGTTGGGTCCCAGTAGAAGTCGAACGCCTGGAACAGGCCGAGATCGCTGACGATCCGAACCTGCTCTTCATTGAGATTCGTGTACTCGGTCCATTCGTTGAATCCCTCCTTCCACGCGCCCTCTTGGAGCAAGTCTTCGAGGTCCTCGCGGTAGAAGTCTTCTGATCCGAGCGTCTCTTCTTGCCACTCGAACTCGCGCGGCATTCCTCGGTTCGAGAGGTCTGGTGGTTCCGGGACCTCGATGTCGAACACCATACTAGTAGTTACACTGATGACATGATAAACCCCATGCAGTTCGATACGAGGCAGACGGGTCTCGCAAAACCGGTATGGATGGAGGGAGCAGACCGACTACGCGTAGCACGTGACAGACAGGCGGGGCAACAATCGCCCGGATCGTCGGTCTATATCCCGAGCCACTCGTCGTTCCGAACTTGATATCCGTTCGCCCGACAGAACTTCGCCGCCTGTCGGCGCACCGCTCGGGACGACGGGGCTTTCTTTCTCACGGATTTGCTCGGTGACCCAATCGCGAATGGCTTGGATCCCTTCATCGTCGTCATCGGCGTCGATCGATTTGAGTTCCTTGAACGTCATTTCGTACGCTTTGCGCTGTGTCCAACTGAACTCCGTATTCGAGAGCGTCTTGCTGGCTTCCACGATGTGTTTCATTGCCGCGGCAACTGTCGGTCGCTGTACCTGCACTCGGACGGCGTCCGAAGAGTCGAACGTCTCCTCGTCAGTCTCCGGGATCAGTTCCTTGAGAGTGTAGCTCCCTCGATAGATTCGACCTCGCGATTGCCGATCGCCGCGACGATCGCACTTCCCGTCGTCGGGAATTGTAACTCATCGAGTTCTGCATCCAAATCGACGAGTGCTGCATCGTCCACCGGTGGCTGTTTTTCGTCACCGCGCTCCAGCTCTGTGTCGATATCACGTTCTCGTTGGCGTCTGTCAGCGTCTCGTGCTTGCTTGTCTCGACCCGATTTGTTGTCTGCCATCCTATAACAATGACGCTCCAGACAGATAGTCCTGTTGTCAGGACCAGGAATTCGGGCGACACCTGCCAATGAAAATCGAGCAGCGGCGCTTGTTGCATACAGGGCGCGAATCGGTCGTGGGCCAGCAGGCGTCTGGTGGTCGGTGAGAGTGATCGAGACGAAGCAGTCATTACTCACGATGGCTCTGTTGGAATCCACGGAGAGGTACAAGTTCGCACGGTACTCTAATTGGATAGAGCTCCTCCCGAAGTCGCGGGTACCCCGGATTCGGAGTGCCCTCGATATTGAGGAAATCCAGGGCTGGATGCGCGGCGGGGA contains:
- a CDS encoding CPBP family intramembrane glutamic endopeptidase gives rise to the protein MTPLILTGGFGPFLAGIIVAVAGGDSRSWFGNLVDVRASPSVWAAAVLIPVVLYVGALVLFVAVGGGFDRTSVLPAAALPAVAFATLIRGGLEEPGWRGLALPVLQRQIGAFKASIVIGVIWALWHVPLFLLPGSSQAGTPFALYAGVVVGISVIATWLYNVAGGRVLIVVVFHTLSNAVSVTTAGGVIGDEVTSQVALLVIVWTTAALLVWRYGAERLSPAPLPNGGLDFTATTTAPEQAESPSETPSQSDNPR
- a CDS encoding cyclic nucleotide-binding/CBS domain-containing protein — its product is MIEQFVGDVMTQSARTIPPETTARDVVKLFADHGIGSAVVVDPETGEYSGIVTETDIMQQVATGADIDSVRAGEFLSTPLVTIASTEDIHVAATLMKEHSIRRLPVTEDGELVGILTTSDLTHYLPRLRNTILRERNDPATQ
- a CDS encoding HalOD1 output domain-containing protein, which translates into the protein MIRVVEAVSSRLDTPPNELPPLNETIDAVGLDRLCTSGPNSLEVSFPYAGLEVTVTGGEEVTLSALSD
- a CDS encoding CPBP family intramembrane glutamic endopeptidase; this translates as MPSRIRRRISDRPVTTFFVVAYLVSWSAWAPLVFSDWWATWSPLVLADDMQTMVFIMVGGFGPLVAAGLVTWVIGDSVREWAGQLFRWNVSIRYWVFALLFPAVAVITASAAHIAVFGGQFDPESTGVLVLYPVLFLQVFLVGGGNEELGWRGFALPRLQESYSALASSLLIGVGWFAWHLPLFLVGGSSQAGVPVYYYGVAVIALSVVFTWLYNETGGSVLLTMVLHASVNTGGILYLAGGGAALQTNLPNALYAVVFLAAALVLVATYGPERLADAEIPTRLSGSQ
- a CDS encoding DUF6713 family protein; translated protein: MVRGTEILFSMAVGFLLVHELDAIRQHEWRFFFAPMSIGDESAYWVFTALHVPLFAVLLVYANSLAFQIGFDGFAIVHGMLHLAFRNHPLVEFDNWFSRFWIFGASLLGVLHLLFIL
- a CDS encoding SLC13 family permease, giving the protein MPSKHVSQAVAIAIATLLLGVVATIPTTGSLTVAGQYAVATMVFAAVLWVTGALPLPLTALLIPIVLTVFGVYPDFGDAVAGFADPVIFLLLVGFMFAEALQKHAIDQRIALSLLVRFGTSARGLVLGVMVATALLSMVISNTATVAMMVPIALGIIEIVTHLTKAGEERPASTASNLQVGMLLGIAYAASLGGVGTLIGTPPNAIVVGQLNELLGFEITFVEWLAIGLPMVVVTLPVAWVLLTYVVYPPQEYDVSRAREHASDRLHSMGSLSTRGRRTLGIFGGTAFLWLLGGLEFLFDDILPRDWYVTLFGGMGRNVFGTVGHEGVLFYVLVGLLAIPVLVVTGATAWDDMIDIDWGTLLLLGGGISLANALADTNATVWLAEVTLGSLTGTSILVILLVVVTMTIVVGELASNTAMAAILAPLLINIGPAYAEALGTSGELAAVLLAVTGAIAASYGFALPVATPPNAIVFGAGYIEREHMLRAGALLDAIVILLTTGVAYLLIQFFWPLVLG
- a CDS encoding RidA family protein — its product is MTEQEVIDVPELEESKSRSYEQCIRVGDRVLVAGQTGWGEDEIVSREFEPQARRCFERIEYALEAADAELSDLVQMTVFLTDMRYAREFKDIRGDVLGDDLTTSALIGVDSLAQPEMLVEIESEAISPRE
- a CDS encoding CPBP family intramembrane glutamic endopeptidase, producing MGSSVRAWIDRHRIVSFLAVTYAFTWTVQGIVALSGMEASWTMSILIGFGGFGPPMGAAVVVWAAGGSLRSWIGQFFRWRIGSKWWTAALLIPLVVLVLGSGLYVLLGGPVDLASLPFPGIYLFVMAWGTVWGGGQEELGWRGFMVPVLQERYSALGTSLLVGVAWAGWHLPLFLNANTTHGSWPVSQQLIWGATILAGSVLWTWMYNNTGSVLAAAVFHAGMNSIGVFHPADKAALVPGGIPDPWLNFLAEISSAVVLVGIAVLVVLVFGTDRLSNHTVPDTSVLGLGEDGSRSTGSRAGRRNVGQEQQR